Proteins co-encoded in one Salvia splendens isolate huo1 chromosome 4, SspV2, whole genome shotgun sequence genomic window:
- the LOC121800866 gene encoding uncharacterized protein LOC121800866, protein MTPTLPSPFFVSVAYGKCFREGRLEMWDKLRDLAAKLDGLPWLVGGDFNTFVSEDKRQGRGVRKRTREMLDFDVVISDCQLLDIGADGPKFTWARGDTFERLDRVLLGEGWVNLFESTRVTNLPRLLSDHCPLLVRCQVPGPQPKLSFRFQNMWVRHHLFLNEVERCWKKDTGTREMINVQIKLSRLKTSLRVRNRVVFGNIFEGLKKAEAEAKEAAESFVHNQSPVLRSEMNRAMVTFILRLKMEEDFWRQKAAIKWVAEGERNTKFFHGWMKQKRIKSRIHMIEEGDQILTEDMEIRHSAEKFFKNLLSDDVGCLEELDLDILESLPAHVHMEMLERMPSEEEIKQLVFSINAESVVGPDGYSALFFHACWEIIKVDVVDAVRDFFAGSQIPRGIAATPYCAHTEKEESHKMGLI, encoded by the coding sequence ATGACGCCTACGTTGCCGAGCCCGTTCTTTGTTTCGGTGGCATATGGAAAATGTTTTAGGGAAGGAAGGCTGGAAATGTGGGATAAACTTCGGGACCTTGCTGCGAAGCTGGATGGGTTGCCGTGGCTGGTTGGGGGTGACTTTAATACTTTTGTCTCTGAGGATAAAAGGCAAGGGAGGGGCGTGCGAAAGAGGACTAGAGAGATGCTGGATTTTGATGTAGTTATTAGTGACTGCCAGCTTCTGGATATAGGGGCTGATGGTCCCAAGTTCACGTGGGCACGAGGGGACACTTTTGAGAGATTGGACAGAGTCTTGCTCGGTGAGGGCTGGGTGAACTTGTTCGAATCCACTAGAGTAACAAATCTGCCCAGATTACTGTCCGATCATTGCCCTTTGCTGGTAAGGTGCCAAGTCCCGGGGCCGCAACCTAAACTGTCTTTTCGGTTTCAAAATATGTGGGTAAGGCACCATCTATTTCTAAACGAGGTTGAGAGATGCTGGAAGAAAGATACAGGTACAAGGGAAATGATCAACGTGCAGATTAAGCTGAGTCGGCTAAAGACTAGCTTGAGAGTCAGGAATCGGGTAGTCTTCGGCAATATTTTTGAAGGGTTAAAGAAGGCTGAAGCAGAGGCTAAGGAGGCTGCGGAGAGTTTTGTACATAACCAGTCACCTGTTTTGCGATCAGAAATGAACAGAGCGATGGTTACCTTTATCTTGAGACTTAAAATGGAAGAGGACTTTTGGCGTCAGAAAGCAGCAATTAAATGGGTGGCGGAGGGAGAGAGGAATACAAAGTTCTTCCATGGGTGGATGAAGCAAAAGAGAATCAAATCAAGGATCCATATGATTGAAGAAGGTGATCAGATCCTCACGGAAGACATGGAGATTAGACACTCGGCTGAAAAATTCTTCAAAAATCTGCTATCTGATGATGTCGGGTGTCTTGAGGAACTGGATCTGGATATCCTAGAATCCCTTCCTGCCCATGTTCACATGGAGATGTTGGAGAGAATGCCTTCAGAGGAAGAGATAAAGCAGCTTGTCTTTAGCATTAATGCTGAAAGTGTTGTAGGCCCGGATGGTTACTCTGCCTTATTCTTTCATGCTTGCTGGGAGATTATCAAGGTAGATGTGGTTGATGCGGTGCGAGATTTCTTTGCAGGATCTCAGATTCCAAGAGGCATTGCAGCTACCCCTTATTGTGCTCATACCGAAAAAGAAGAATCCCACAAGATGGGCTTAATTTAG
- the LOC121800867 gene encoding uncharacterized protein LOC121800867 produces the protein MPPRRRRGQHVGNNVEEQMEGSVGNPPPPPPPPLPQPNEREYIKAFRKENPPKFYGLGEPPKAEAWVRDIERVFEFMGCTDRERLACVTYQLTGPADFWWETKKRTMDPARREALTWEEFKEEVYNKYVPMSYRRAKVVEFHTLKQGSMTVTEYDRALCEMTRYAPELVDTDEKMAAKFRSGLRPEIRVAVASRRGIPYSEVMGCALDVEEALPKNERTTNPTPSAPQANFRDKRKWEGNRAPFDNKRRFSTFRQPQNHGRQIVPHQRGNPQRTPYCNRCSKHHVGECRVGGILRCSKHHVSRVPKQQQRWSEEWARTETTTAVSTNPTSGPTASKGICTQRESRAGTPSQQGQREIGRTPYCYA, from the exons ATGCCCCCAAGACGTAGACGTGGTCAGCATGTGGGGAACAATGTGGAGGAACAGATGGAAGGAAGTGTCGGGAATCCgcccccgcctccaccaccacctttACCCCAACCAAACGAAAGGGAGTACATCAAAGCCTTTCGGAAAGAGAACCCACCCAAGTTTTATGGATTGGGAGAGCCCCCGAAGGCGGAGGCATGGGTACGCGACATTGAGCGTGTCTTTGAATTTATGGGGTGCACGGACAGAGAACGCCTGGCCTGCGTGACGTATCAGCTGACAGGACCCgctgacttttggtgggaaacgaagaagagAACTATGGACCCCGCTCGCCGTGAGGCGCTTACTTGGGAGGAGTTTAAGGAAGAAGTTTACAATAAGTATGTTCCCATGAGTTACCGGCGGGCGAAGGTAGTGGAGTTCCACACCTTAAAACAAGGAAGTATGACGGTCACGGAGTACGACCGCGCCTTATGTGAGATGACTCGTTATGCGCCAGAATTGGTGGAtacagacgagaagatggccGCGAAGTTCCGTTCCGGCCTTAGGCCGGAGATAAGGGTAGCGGTGGCTAGTCGCAGGGGAATTCCTTATTCTGAGGTAATGGGCTGTGCCttagatgtggaggaagcactgcccaagaatgagaggacAACAAACCCTACCCCATCTGCACCCCAAGCAAACTTTAGAGACAAGAGGAAATGGGAGGGaaaccgagctccttttgacaacaagaggcgtTTCTCCACTTTTCGGCAACCGCAGAATCATGGGCGCCAAATTGTGCCACATCAGAGGGGAAACCCGCAGAGAACACCCTACTGTAATCGGTGTTCCAAGCATCATGTTGGGGAGTGCCGAGTTGGAGGCATTCTTCGGTGTTCCAAGCATcatgtctcgagagtgcccaaacaacaacaaaggtGGAGTGAAGAATGGGCAAGGACAGAGACCACCACAGCAGtctcaaccaatccgacaagtggccccacagcaAGCAAGGGCATATGCACTCAACGGGAATCAAGGGCAGGAACCCCAAGCCAGCAAGGGCAAAGAGAaattggcag aactcccTACTGCTATGCTTGA